Proteins encoded together in one Phalacrocorax aristotelis chromosome 7, bGulAri2.1, whole genome shotgun sequence window:
- the CCNL1 gene encoding cyclin-L1 isoform X2 has translation MASSSSSSAAHPAPPPAAAAAAASAPPAPAAPGILIGDRLYSEVSLTIDHSLIPEERLSPTPSMQDGLDLQCETDLRILGCELIQAAGILLRLPQVAMATGQVLFHRFFYSKSFVKHSFEIVAMACINLASKIEEAPRRIRDVINVFHHLRQLRAKRTPSPLILDQNYISTKNQVIKAERRVLKELGFCVHVKHPHKIIVMYLQVLECERNQTLVQTAWNYMNDSLRTNVFVRFQPETIACACIYLAARALQIPLPTRPHWFLLFGTTEEEIQEICLTTLKLYTRKKPNYEFLDKEVEKRKMALQEAKLKAKGLNPDGTPALSTLGGFSPASKPYRERWSGDGG, from the exons ATggcctcctcatcctcctcctctgccgcGCACccggcgcccccccccgccgccgctgccgccgccgcttccgccccgccggctcccgccgccccgggtATCCTCATCGGCGACCGGCTCTACTCGGAGGTGTCGCTCACCATCGACCACTCGCTGATCCCCGAGGAGCGGCTCTCACCCACTCCCTCCATGCAGGACGGCCTGGACTTGCAGTGCGAGACCGACCTGCGCATCCTGGGCTGCGAGCTCATCCAGGCGGCCGGCATCCTCCTCCGCCTGCCGCAG GTGGCGATGGCGACGGGGCAGGTGCTGTTTCATCGGTTCTTCTATTCGAAGTCCTTCGTCAAGCACAGCTTCGAG ATTGTTGCTATGGCCTGCATCAATCTTGCATCCAAAATCGAAGAGGCGCCTCGTCGTATAAGGGACGTGATCAATGTGTTCCATCATTTGCGGCAGTTAAGAGCAAAAAG GACTCCAAGCCCCCTGATACTTGATCAGAACTACATAAGCACCAAAAATCAAGTAATCAAAGCAGAAAGGAGGGTACTGAAGGAGTTGGGATTTTGTGTTCATGTCAAGCATCCACATAAG ATCATTGTTATGTATTTGCAAGTCTTAGAATGTGAACGTAATCAAACCCTGGTACAGACAGCCTG gaattaCATGAATGACAGCCTTCGAACGAATGTGTTTGTTCGCTTTCAGCCAGAGACTATAGCATGTGCTTGTATTTATCTTGCTGCTAGAGCTCTGCAG ATTCCGCTACCTACCCGTCCTCACTGGTTCTTGCTCTTTGGCACCACGGAAGAGGAGATTCAGGAGATATGCTTAACAACTCTTAAGCTCTACACCAGAAAGAAG CCCAATTATGAATTCCTGGATAAAGAagtagaaaagaggaaaatggcaCTACAGGAAGCTAAACTGAAGGCAAAAGGTTTAAATCCAGATGGAACTCCAGCACTCTCAACACTGGGTGGCTTTTCTCCTGCATCCAAACCAT ATCGTGAGCGTTGGTCTGGTGATGGTGGGTAA
- the CCNL1 gene encoding cyclin-L1 isoform X1, with protein sequence MASSSSSSAAHPAPPPAAAAAAASAPPAPAAPGILIGDRLYSEVSLTIDHSLIPEERLSPTPSMQDGLDLQCETDLRILGCELIQAAGILLRLPQVAMATGQVLFHRFFYSKSFVKHSFEIVAMACINLASKIEEAPRRIRDVINVFHHLRQLRAKRTPSPLILDQNYISTKNQVIKAERRVLKELGFCVHVKHPHKIIVMYLQVLECERNQTLVQTAWNYMNDSLRTNVFVRFQPETIACACIYLAARALQIPLPTRPHWFLLFGTTEEEIQEICLTTLKLYTRKKPNYEFLDKEVEKRKMALQEAKLKAKGLNPDGTPALSTLGGFSPASKPSSPREVKTEEKSPVSLNTKTIKKEPEERPQASKSPYNGMRKESKRSRSSRSATRSRSRTKSRSRSHTPRRHYNSRRSLSGTYSSRSRSRSRSHSGSPRRHHNHGSPHLKTKHSREELKSANRHGHKRKKSRSRSQSKSRDHSDAAKKHRHERGHHRDRRERSRSFERSHKGKHHGSGRSGHGRHRR encoded by the exons ATggcctcctcatcctcctcctctgccgcGCACccggcgcccccccccgccgccgctgccgccgccgcttccgccccgccggctcccgccgccccgggtATCCTCATCGGCGACCGGCTCTACTCGGAGGTGTCGCTCACCATCGACCACTCGCTGATCCCCGAGGAGCGGCTCTCACCCACTCCCTCCATGCAGGACGGCCTGGACTTGCAGTGCGAGACCGACCTGCGCATCCTGGGCTGCGAGCTCATCCAGGCGGCCGGCATCCTCCTCCGCCTGCCGCAG GTGGCGATGGCGACGGGGCAGGTGCTGTTTCATCGGTTCTTCTATTCGAAGTCCTTCGTCAAGCACAGCTTCGAG ATTGTTGCTATGGCCTGCATCAATCTTGCATCCAAAATCGAAGAGGCGCCTCGTCGTATAAGGGACGTGATCAATGTGTTCCATCATTTGCGGCAGTTAAGAGCAAAAAG GACTCCAAGCCCCCTGATACTTGATCAGAACTACATAAGCACCAAAAATCAAGTAATCAAAGCAGAAAGGAGGGTACTGAAGGAGTTGGGATTTTGTGTTCATGTCAAGCATCCACATAAG ATCATTGTTATGTATTTGCAAGTCTTAGAATGTGAACGTAATCAAACCCTGGTACAGACAGCCTG gaattaCATGAATGACAGCCTTCGAACGAATGTGTTTGTTCGCTTTCAGCCAGAGACTATAGCATGTGCTTGTATTTATCTTGCTGCTAGAGCTCTGCAG ATTCCGCTACCTACCCGTCCTCACTGGTTCTTGCTCTTTGGCACCACGGAAGAGGAGATTCAGGAGATATGCTTAACAACTCTTAAGCTCTACACCAGAAAGAAG CCCAATTATGAATTCCTGGATAAAGAagtagaaaagaggaaaatggcaCTACAGGAAGCTAAACTGAAGGCAAAAGGTTTAAATCCAGATGGAACTCCAGCACTCTCAACACTGGGTGGCTTTTCTCCTGCATCCAAACCAT CTTCCCCGAGAGAAGTAAAAACTGAAGAGAAGAGTCCAGTATCTCTGAATAccaaaaccattaaaaaagaGCCAGAAGAGAGGCCGCAAGCCTCAAAGAGCCCTTACAATGG catgagaaaagaaagcaagagaagtagAAGCAGCAGAAGCGCTACTCGGTCTAGGTCAAGAACAAAGTCACGCTCTCGATCCCACACGCCAAGGCGGCA ctACAATAGCAGGCGGAGCCTGTCCGGGACATACAGCTCGAGATCAAGAAGCAGGTCCCGCAGCCACAGCGGCAGCCCTCGCCGACACCACAACCACGGCTCGCCGCACCTGAAGACCAAGCATAGCAGGGAGGAGTTGAAGAGCGCAAATAGACATGgtcacaagaggaaaaaatcgCGTTCGCGTTCACAGAGCAAATCCAGGGATCATTCCGATGCTGCCAAGAAGCACCGGCACGAGCGGGGACACCACAGAGACAGGCGCGAGAGGTCCCGCTCCTTCGAGAGGTCTCACAAAGGCAAACACCACGGCAGCGGCCGGTCGGGACACGGCAGGCACAGGCGCTGA
- the CCNL1 gene encoding cyclin-L1 isoform X3 — protein MASSSSSSAAHPAPPPAAAAAAASAPPAPAAPGILIGDRLYSEVSLTIDHSLIPEERLSPTPSMQDGLDLQCETDLRILGCELIQAAGILLRLPQVAMATGQVLFHRFFYSKSFVKHSFEIVAMACINLASKIEEAPRRIRDVINVFHHLRQLRAKRTPSPLILDQNYISTKNQVIKAERRVLKELGFCVHVKHPHKIIVMYLQVLECERNQTLVQTAWVVHDGKS, from the exons ATggcctcctcatcctcctcctctgccgcGCACccggcgcccccccccgccgccgctgccgccgccgcttccgccccgccggctcccgccgccccgggtATCCTCATCGGCGACCGGCTCTACTCGGAGGTGTCGCTCACCATCGACCACTCGCTGATCCCCGAGGAGCGGCTCTCACCCACTCCCTCCATGCAGGACGGCCTGGACTTGCAGTGCGAGACCGACCTGCGCATCCTGGGCTGCGAGCTCATCCAGGCGGCCGGCATCCTCCTCCGCCTGCCGCAG GTGGCGATGGCGACGGGGCAGGTGCTGTTTCATCGGTTCTTCTATTCGAAGTCCTTCGTCAAGCACAGCTTCGAG ATTGTTGCTATGGCCTGCATCAATCTTGCATCCAAAATCGAAGAGGCGCCTCGTCGTATAAGGGACGTGATCAATGTGTTCCATCATTTGCGGCAGTTAAGAGCAAAAAG GACTCCAAGCCCCCTGATACTTGATCAGAACTACATAAGCACCAAAAATCAAGTAATCAAAGCAGAAAGGAGGGTACTGAAGGAGTTGGGATTTTGTGTTCATGTCAAGCATCCACATAAG ATCATTGTTATGTATTTGCAAGTCTTAGAATGTGAACGTAATCAAACCCTGGTACAGACAGCCTG GGTAGTCCATGATGGTAAGTCATAG
- the CCNL1 gene encoding cyclin-L1 isoform X4 translates to MASSSSSSAAHPAPPPAAAAAAASAPPAPAAPGILIGDRLYSEVSLTIDHSLIPEERLSPTPSMQDGLDLQCETDLRILGCELIQAAGILLRLPQVAMATGQVLFHRFFYSKSFVKHSFEIVAMACINLASKIEEAPRRIRDVINVFHHLRQLRAKRTPSPLILDQNYISTKNQVIKAERRVLKELGFCVHVKHPHKIIVMYLQVLECERNQTLVQTAWVVHDGIT, encoded by the exons ATggcctcctcatcctcctcctctgccgcGCACccggcgcccccccccgccgccgctgccgccgccgcttccgccccgccggctcccgccgccccgggtATCCTCATCGGCGACCGGCTCTACTCGGAGGTGTCGCTCACCATCGACCACTCGCTGATCCCCGAGGAGCGGCTCTCACCCACTCCCTCCATGCAGGACGGCCTGGACTTGCAGTGCGAGACCGACCTGCGCATCCTGGGCTGCGAGCTCATCCAGGCGGCCGGCATCCTCCTCCGCCTGCCGCAG GTGGCGATGGCGACGGGGCAGGTGCTGTTTCATCGGTTCTTCTATTCGAAGTCCTTCGTCAAGCACAGCTTCGAG ATTGTTGCTATGGCCTGCATCAATCTTGCATCCAAAATCGAAGAGGCGCCTCGTCGTATAAGGGACGTGATCAATGTGTTCCATCATTTGCGGCAGTTAAGAGCAAAAAG GACTCCAAGCCCCCTGATACTTGATCAGAACTACATAAGCACCAAAAATCAAGTAATCAAAGCAGAAAGGAGGGTACTGAAGGAGTTGGGATTTTGTGTTCATGTCAAGCATCCACATAAG ATCATTGTTATGTATTTGCAAGTCTTAGAATGTGAACGTAATCAAACCCTGGTACAGACAGCCTG GGTAGTCCATGATG gaattaCATGA